Proteins encoded together in one Vitis vinifera cultivar Pinot Noir 40024 chromosome 4, ASM3070453v1 window:
- the LOC100251928 gene encoding probable protein phosphatase 2C 59: MGYISSVLSSSSQVHVDDGPVSGGGLSHNGKFSYGYASSPGKRSSMEDFYETRIDGVEGEIVGLFGVFDGHGGARAAEYVKQNLFSNLIRHPKFISDTKSAIADAYKHTDSEFLKSENNQNRDAGSTASTAILVGDRLLVANVGDSRAVICRGGNAIAVSRDHKPDQTDERQRIEDAGGFVMWAGTWRVGGVLAVSRAFGDRLLKQYVVADPEIQEEKIDSSLEFLILASDGLWDVVTNEEAVAMIKPIPDPEEAAKRLMQEAYQRGSADNITCVVVRFLANQGGSSLSSPA, from the exons atGGGATATATTAGTTCGGTTTTGTCATCCTCAAGTCAAGTTCACGTTGATGATGGGCCTGTTAGCGGTGGCGGTCTCAG TCATAATGGGAAGTTCAGCTACGGATATGCTAGTTCTCCCGGGAAAAGGTCTTCAATGGAAGATTTTTATGAGACAAGAATTGATGGTGTTGAAGGAGAGATAGTTGGCCTTTTTGGAGTCTTTGATG GTCATGGAGGTGCTCGAGCAGCTGAATATGTTAAACAAAACCtttttagtaatttgatcagGCATCCAAAGTTCATTTCTGATACAAAATCAGCTATAG CTGATGCATACAAGCACACAGACTCAGAATTTCTGAAATCAGAAAATAATCAGAATAGAGATGCTGGATCAACTGCCTCCACCGCTATCCTTGTTGGTGACCGTTTGCTGGTTGCAAATGTTGGGGACTCCAGAGCTGTTATCTGCAGGGGTGGTAATG CCATTGCTGTTTCTCGAGATCACAAGCCAGACCAAACTGATGAGCGGCAGCGTATTGAGGATGCTGGAGGGTTTGTGATGTGGGCTG GAACTTGGAGGGTTGGGGGTGTTCTTGCTGTTTCTCGTGCATTTGGTGATAGACTCTTGAAGCAGTATGTTGTTGCTGATCCAGAAATCCAG GAGGAAAAGATTGACAGCTCCCTCGAGTTTCTTATCCTTGCCAGTGATGGACTGTGGGATGTTGTCACAAATGAG GAGGCTGTCGCAATGATCAAACCAATCCCAGACCCAGAGGAGGCAGCAAAGAGGCTGATGCAGGAAGCATATCAGAGAGGCAGTGCAGATAACATTACCTGTGTTGTTGTGCGTTTCTTGGCCAACCAAGGGGGTTCGTCCCTTTCCAGCCCCGCATAA